The following DNA comes from Bacillota bacterium.
GATGAAATCAGTCGAGAGATCTTGCCCGGTGAAAAGGACGATGAGGTGATTCTGCATATTCGAGTGGCGGAACGCAAGACCGCGGTGTTCACCGGTGGTGTGGGCTACAGCTCCCATGAAGGGCTGATCGGATATGTAGATGTTGCCGATGAAAACTTCCGAGGAAATGGCCAACGGGTCAACTTCCGCTGGGAGTTCGGGAAGAATCGCACTTCCTACGATATTGGTTTCTATGAGCCCTACCTGGGCGAAGATGGGAGAAACTCCATCGGTGCCAATATCTATCGAACCACACGAGAGTACAAGCACCAAAATCCAGAGATAGGAATCTATGAAGCCAAGTCTACCGGGGCCAGTGTCACCTTGGGCCGTCGGTTGACGCCAAACACTCGGGGATACTTGGTGCCCAAGATGGAGAAAGTATCGGACTGGGAGGGCGAATACACCACTAGGAGTTTGCGTCTGACCACGGTAACCGATACCTCGAACCACCCCTTCTTCCCGACTACCGGTAACAAGCTGCGCTTGTCCGCAGAATTTGCCGGTGGCCTATTGGGAGGAGACAGTCAGTTTAGTGACTACCAGGCGGATTACAGCAAGTACTTCCCTCTGGGACGGCGAAACCAGACCCTGGCCTTCCGGCTCTCCGGTGGTGTCTTGACTGGTGACAATATTCCAGACCCAGAACGTTACCGTGTGGGTGGGTCTGAGTCCCTGCGAGGATACAAATATGGGGAGTTTGAGGGAGACCGGAAGCTGGTGCTGAACAGTGAGTACCGGTTCCAGATTAAGGACGCCTTCCATGGTGTACTCTTTGCCGACATCGGTAATGCTTGGGATTCAGGAGAATCCATCAGTATGAAGGATCTGAACGTAGGATATGGTGCCGGATTGCGCATTGACACCCCCTTAGGGGTACTGCGATTTGACTATGGTTTTGGCGATGACGGCGGCAACTTCTACTTCAGCATCGGTCAAATGTTCTAGAATGTAAATGTAAGCATTGGGCTGTTCTTTCCTTTCCTGGGAGGAACAGCCCTTTTTCTGCCTTTCGAGCCGAAAAGTGCTTCAGGTGGTAGGTTCCTGTCATTGTCCCAGGGTAGCCTCCGTTGGTATAATTGTGCATGCTAATTTGAGAAGATAACCCACCTAAGGAGGGATAAGTGATGCAGCGTACCTGGTTGTACGGGGTGGCACTGGTGGTAGCAGCTCTGGGACTGCTCGCGGCGATCACGATGCTGTCCGGTGATGTGGTTGGGGTGGTAGATTCCCAACGGATAATGGAGGAATTTGTCGTTGCCAGGGTACAGAAATCCTTGGAGGAGGAAGCCGAGAGGCTGCAGTCGGAACTGGATCAAGCCATTGCCGAGACCGCCGAGCTACCCGTGGAGGAGCGAGTCCCTAAGGTGGATGAACTAAAGGAAGAGTATCAACGGCGCCTGGACGAGTACAAGACCCAGTTGGTGGAACCAAAGATTCAGCAGGTTAAGACTGTCATTAAAGAGGTGGCAAGCGCTCGCCGGGTGGATATGGTCATCGACAATGCCAGTCAGTTGGTTTTGTACGGCGGAGTTGATCTGACCGATGAGGTACTGGAAGAGCTTGGTAAGTGAAGTGCCAGGGCCGGATAGGGGGGGAGTGAGGAAGATGCCAAGAACTTATCGGAGCTTTGCCGTGATTTCATTCCTGATTTTGGGCGCTGCCCTCACAGTCGCAGCAGTGATCTGTATCGAACTCGGGATCGGGGCAGCTGCTTCCCTGGGATATGTGGATATGGAGCGGGCGATGACGCAACACCCCCTCTATTCAGAGCTGGTGGAGCTGCAGAAGCAGATCCAAGAGGAAGAACAGCGTTGGGATCGCTATGTCGGGCAGGTTCTGGCGACCTCAGACCCCCAGGCCTATCAGGAGTGGGTGGCGACCCTGTATGGCTCTGGAGTATCGACCCTGCAGGAGGAGAATCATCGGCAGATTGCCCAGCGCCAAGAGAAGATTGAAGCCCAGTTGGCGCAAGAGCTAGAGAGGCTGCAGCAAGAGGCGCTAACCAGCTGGGAGCAGACCCAGGAGAATCATCGGCAGCTCTTTGCCCAGAAGCAAGAGGAGTTAGCCACTGCCATCGAAGCAGAGCTTAACGCTGAGGCAGAGCTGGTCCGGAAGTCTTACCAGCGGGAGATCCTCAACCTCCAGGTGGAACTGCTGCTGCAAAACAGCCTAACCTCCCAGGAGCGATTGGAAAAGACAGCGCAGCTGGAAGAACTTCAGGATGAGATGCAGGATAGACTCCAGGAATTGAGCGGGGCCTACACCGCTCTGTTGGAGGATAGGATCGCGGAGCTGGCCCAGCAGATGGAAAGGGATCTCAAGTCCCTGGAAGACGAGGCCAACAACAGGCTAGAGGCACAGATTAAAGAGGCTGAAGCTCTGGCGCAACAGGAGCTAGATCGCTACCTGCGTGCTAAGGAGGAAAGCATGGTCGCTGCATTGACCACCCGCGAGGAAACTTTGGCGCGGATGCAAGGCCCCTTACTGGACACCCTGATCCAGCAGGGCCTGGTGTCGGAGCAGAGTCGGCAGATGCAAAGCTTCATCGAAGGGGAATTGCAGACCAAGGCCCAGCGTTTGTTAGAGACAATCCACGGAGACATTCAGGCCGCTGCAACCCAAGTTGCCCAGAGGCAAAGGCTGCAGGTGGTTTTGACCGACAGTGAGTTTTCCGAGGACCTGATTGACGTAACTGACAGTGTGATTGATGCAATGCGATAAAGCTCTTGTTTACGTCCTGAAGTTCCCTGCTGGCGAGAGGATTCTATGTCCAGCAGCGGAACTTCAGGTGGTTTTTAGCCCATCAAAAGGCGAGGAATTGGTCCAAGGGTACAGAGATTCATGTCGAGATCTTCATAGGGGATGGGGAACTCCAGGATACCTGCTGAATAGGGAGCAATCTCATAGAGTTGGAAATAAATCACCAAGTCCCTTGGGGTCAAATAGAAATCCTGGTCTGGAGAGATTTGCTCAAAGGGCTTCAAGAGTGGAATATCTCGGGCTTCAATTTCCGCTGCGATAATGGCCGACAACTCCGCTACATAGTCGAATCCCGGTCGGAAAAGATCCGCCAGCTCATACTTATATCCAGTGATTGTTTCGAAGGTGAGGGAGCGTTGAAAGGTCATCGGATGGGCTGCCTGAGGCGGAAATCCAAAATTGGTAAAGACGATGCTTAACAGGCCTTGCTGATTGAGTTCGACGGTGTAGTCTCCGGTGATCTTAGGAACTACTCCGGGAGCCCAAGCCGCCCTTTGTTCCTTGATCATCTTATAAACCAAGCGTTGTATGGATCGGTTCATCCTCTGTTGAGCCAGACTGTTGGTACCACCAACTACTTCCGGGTAGAGGATATCCACCATCGGTTCCAGGATTCTTGCCTGTCGTAGCCTCACGGACCGCCGTTGTTCATGCTCCATACACACTCCTCCTTCCTGATGGGTTCCTGTCAGTGTATGTTTTGAGGGAGGAAAAGGTGCTCTGGCCAGCTTGCCTCAAGATGCGGTGAGAAAGTTGTCCGCGAACCCCCGAGGGCAAGGGGAAAGGCAAAGGGACAGAGAATCTGTTATATATCTCACTAATTGTTGGGAGGATTAGCATGCCTAAAATCACCTTCTTGGGGGCCGGTAGCACAGTTTTTGCCAAGAGCGTCTTGGGGGACTGTATGCTGACCCCAGCACTACGGGACTCTCACATCGCTCTGTATGATATCGATTTGCAGCGGCTGAAGGATTCCGAAAGAATGCTGCAAAACATCAATGCCAACAATGGTAATCATGCGACCATCGTGGCCTATACCGATCGGAAAAAGGCCTTAGAGGGAGCAGATTATGTAGTTAACGCCGTTCAAATCGGAGGATATGAACCCTGTACCGTTATTGACTTTGAGGTTCCCAAAAAGTATGGACTGCGGCAGACCATTGGTGACACCTTGGGGATCGGTGGGATCTTCCGGGCATTGAGGACAATTCCAGTGATGCTGGATTTTGCCCGGGACATGGA
Coding sequences within:
- a CDS encoding BamA/TamA family outer membrane protein, with the protein product MTITVRPALLVGTLLSLLLVFSLTLSGTVYAAEPIVKAIVFQGNQQLDDVELMQYITATKLGEPLDEEAVEADRKALFDSGYFWSVQPAEVSFVPGGVHLIFKVVENPVVERVTIETTALPVEEFLGALYTQPGKVLNVNGLRDDLNQVIPEKAMTDYGIPVRVSDASVSPETGEVNIVLEAQIVSEIKISGNEKTNDHVITRELGIKPGDVLNLNTINQGLHRVLMLGYFDEISREILPGEKDDEVILHIRVAERKTAVFTGGVGYSSHEGLIGYVDVADENFRGNGQRVNFRWEFGKNRTSYDIGFYEPYLGEDGRNSIGANIYRTTREYKHQNPEIGIYEAKSTGASVTLGRRLTPNTRGYLVPKMEKVSDWEGEYTTRSLRLTTVTDTSNHPFFPTTGNKLRLSAEFAGGLLGGDSQFSDYQADYSKYFPLGRRNQTLAFRLSGGVLTGDNIPDPERYRVGGSESLRGYKYGEFEGDRKLVLNSEYRFQIKDAFHGVLFADIGNAWDSGESISMKDLNVGYGAGLRIDTPLGVLRFDYGFGDDGGNFYFSIGQMF
- a CDS encoding DUF3298 and DUF4163 domain-containing protein, with protein sequence MEHEQRRSVRLRQARILEPMVDILYPEVVGGTNSLAQQRMNRSIQRLVYKMIKEQRAAWAPGVVPKITGDYTVELNQQGLLSIVFTNFGFPPQAAHPMTFQRSLTFETITGYKYELADLFRPGFDYVAELSAIIAAEIEARDIPLLKPFEQISPDQDFYLTPRDLVIYFQLYEIAPYSAGILEFPIPYEDLDMNLCTLGPIPRLLMG
- a CDS encoding OmpH family outer membrane protein; translation: MQRTWLYGVALVVAALGLLAAITMLSGDVVGVVDSQRIMEEFVVARVQKSLEEEAERLQSELDQAIAETAELPVEERVPKVDELKEEYQRRLDEYKTQLVEPKIQQVKTVIKEVASARRVDMVIDNASQLVLYGGVDLTDEVLEELGK